In a single window of the Candidatus Celerinatantimonas neptuna genome:
- the gpt gene encoding Xanthine phosphoribosyltransferase — protein MTKKFHVSWETMQRDVRTLARRLMPATQWKGIIAVSRGGLAPASVLARELGIRYVDTLCISSYDHDNQRDLNVLKRAPGDGEGFIVIDDLVDTGGTAKAIREFYPKARFVTVYAKPLGKPLVDDFVTEVPQGTWIEQPWDMDEIYVKPVCEE, from the coding sequence ATGACAAAGAAATTTCATGTCTCCTGGGAGACGATGCAGCGTGATGTCAGAACGTTAGCGCGTCGGTTGATGCCGGCTACTCAATGGAAAGGTATTATCGCCGTGAGCCGGGGTGGCCTGGCTCCTGCTTCTGTATTGGCTCGGGAGCTTGGGATCCGTTATGTCGATACGTTATGTATTTCAAGCTATGATCATGATAATCAGCGTGATCTGAATGTACTGAAAAGAGCACCAGGCGATGGCGAAGGCTTTATTGTAATTGACGATCTGGTCGATACTGGTGGAACGGCTAAAGCGATTCGTGAGTTCTACCCTAAAGCACGGTTTGTGACTGTGTATGCTAAACCTTTGGGCAAACCATTGGTCGATGATTTTGTGACAGAAGTACCTCAGGGGACTTGGATTGAGCAGCCGTGGGATATGGATGAAATCTATGTAAAACCGGTTTGTGAAGAATAA
- the adeP gene encoding Adenine permease AdeP, with protein MLEKLFKLREHQTNVRTEVIAGITTFLTMAYIIFVNPSVLSAAGMDTGAVFVATCLASAVGCFIMGFYANYPIALAPGMGLNAFFTYAVVLGMGYTWQIALGSVFLSGCVFVLLSLFKVREWIINSIPMSLRIGIAAGIGLFLGFIALRNAGIVVDNKATLVGLGDLRSPHVLLAALGFFLIVGLEYRKVKGGVLISILVISVLSVLLGMNQFHGVVSLPPNPAPTFLKLDIAGAFNVGMISVIFAFLFVDLFDTAGTLMAVAQRGNLLDENNNLPRLKKALLADSSATICGALFGTSSTTSYIESGAGVEAGGRTGLTAVVVGILFLLALWFSPLASMIPEYATAGALFYVCVLMLSGLAHVEWSDLTEAAPAVIAAIMMPLAYSIADGIALGFIAYAVIKLLSGRYRDISPSVWGLAILFIIKFAFA; from the coding sequence ATGTTAGAAAAATTATTTAAGCTTCGTGAACATCAAACCAATGTTCGCACCGAAGTAATTGCCGGGATCACGACTTTCTTAACCATGGCGTACATTATTTTCGTGAATCCCTCTGTTTTGTCTGCCGCGGGAATGGATACCGGAGCCGTGTTTGTCGCAACCTGTTTAGCCTCTGCGGTGGGTTGCTTTATTATGGGATTTTATGCTAATTACCCGATTGCTCTGGCGCCTGGAATGGGGCTCAATGCATTCTTTACTTATGCCGTTGTTCTGGGCATGGGGTATACCTGGCAGATTGCGTTAGGCTCTGTTTTCCTCTCTGGTTGTGTTTTTGTATTACTGAGTCTGTTTAAAGTCCGGGAATGGATTATCAATTCAATTCCGATGAGTTTGCGTATCGGTATTGCTGCCGGTATCGGTTTATTCTTAGGTTTCATTGCGCTGCGTAATGCCGGAATCGTTGTGGATAATAAAGCAACACTGGTTGGTTTAGGTGATTTGCGTTCACCTCATGTTTTATTGGCTGCTTTGGGATTCTTTTTGATCGTCGGGCTTGAATATCGCAAAGTGAAAGGTGGCGTACTTATTTCTATCTTGGTCATTTCTGTCTTATCGGTTTTATTAGGCATGAATCAGTTTCATGGGGTTGTTTCTCTGCCACCCAATCCTGCACCGACTTTCTTGAAACTGGATATCGCTGGCGCATTTAATGTAGGAATGATTAGTGTTATTTTTGCGTTTTTGTTTGTCGATTTATTCGATACGGCTGGAACACTGATGGCCGTGGCCCAGCGTGGTAATTTGTTAGATGAAAATAATAATTTGCCAAGACTGAAAAAAGCATTGTTAGCTGATTCCTCTGCAACTATCTGCGGGGCTTTGTTTGGTACATCCAGTACAACCAGTTATATCGAAAGTGGGGCTGGTGTAGAAGCCGGTGGCCGAACCGGTCTGACTGCTGTTGTCGTGGGTATTTTATTTTTGTTAGCCTTATGGTTTTCACCTTTGGCAAGTATGATCCCTGAATATGCCACTGCCGGTGCATTATTTTATGTTTGTGTTTTGATGTTATCAGGTTTAGCTCACGTAGAATGGAGCGATTTGACAGAAGCAGCTCCGGCTGTAATTGCTGCGATAATGATGCCTCTGGCTTATTCAATTGCTGATGGGATAGCTTTAGGGTTTATCGCTTATGCGGTGATTAAACTTTTAAGTGGCCGTTATCGGGATATTTCACCTAGTGTCTGGGGTTTGGCTATTTTATTTATTATTAAGTTTGCATTTGCTTAA
- the mcpP_1 gene encoding Methyl-accepting chemotaxis protein McpP — protein sequence MLKILRKMSIGMRLYLNILLTVIGIIIIVYFAASQTHQTMIAEKEQKTQNLVETVFSIMQYNYKTYQNGEQSEQQAKKSALKAVSSLRYDQSNYFWIHSLNLHMVMHPIKPALDGKDVSQLKDTQQKYLFREMNQIIRRSGSGFVHYYWPKAGSDTPQPKLSFVKEFKPWGWVIGTGIYIDDVNHQYHQLLLHGSIIFFIVLVLLIISATFITTSIVTPLKETNRALQELSQGNGDLRARLEHSGNDEISSLAISFNAFCAKISDLIKQLLPTVHDVNNTAHQLSNVAAENEQYSDRTNTQSNSVAVAMNEMLSTTHEIANSAKQAADAANLASNQAQSGQQEVSSTIHSIQSLKESLNNTMTQVEELAQNSREIGKIIEVIQGIAEQTNLLALNAAIEAARAGEQGRGFAVVADEVRTLATRTQASTNEIQQMIETLQNGTSNANNSMQQTQQQSEKTVNDAANAGDALTQITSSIDIINEMNQHIAHAAEQQSDASDEINRNIHDIAESTNEGKHSEQKIAKVSQQLRDVGMQLHDLVSQFRV from the coding sequence ATGCTTAAAATTCTGAGAAAAATGTCTATCGGCATGCGGTTATATCTGAATATTCTGCTCACCGTGATAGGGATAATCATCATCGTCTATTTTGCCGCATCACAAACACATCAGACAATGATTGCCGAGAAGGAACAAAAAACTCAAAATTTAGTTGAGACTGTCTTCTCCATCATGCAATACAATTACAAAACTTATCAAAATGGTGAACAAAGCGAACAGCAGGCAAAGAAATCCGCACTGAAAGCCGTTTCAAGCCTCCGTTATGACCAGAGCAACTATTTTTGGATACATAGCTTAAACCTTCATATGGTCATGCACCCGATTAAACCCGCCCTGGATGGTAAAGATGTATCCCAACTAAAAGACACTCAGCAGAAATATCTGTTTCGAGAAATGAATCAGATAATCAGGCGCTCTGGTAGTGGCTTTGTTCACTATTACTGGCCCAAAGCCGGCAGTGATACTCCCCAACCCAAACTTTCATTCGTTAAAGAGTTCAAACCCTGGGGATGGGTGATCGGTACCGGCATTTATATCGATGATGTCAACCATCAGTACCACCAGCTACTTCTTCACGGCAGCATCATCTTCTTTATTGTGTTAGTGCTTTTAATCATTAGTGCAACATTCATTACAACCAGTATTGTCACCCCATTAAAAGAAACAAACCGGGCACTACAGGAATTATCACAGGGTAATGGCGATCTCAGAGCACGACTGGAGCATTCAGGTAACGATGAAATATCGTCTCTGGCAATCTCATTTAATGCCTTTTGTGCAAAAATCAGTGATCTTATCAAACAGCTTCTTCCAACCGTTCATGATGTGAATAACACCGCCCATCAACTCAGTAATGTAGCTGCAGAAAATGAACAATATTCAGATCGGACTAACACACAGAGTAATAGTGTTGCCGTCGCAATGAATGAAATGCTATCAACGACCCATGAAATTGCCAATTCAGCAAAACAAGCCGCCGATGCCGCAAACCTGGCCAGCAATCAGGCTCAATCCGGGCAACAAGAAGTCAGCTCAACCATTCACTCGATACAATCACTCAAAGAATCGCTCAATAATACGATGACTCAGGTTGAAGAACTCGCACAAAACAGCAGGGAGATAGGCAAAATCATTGAAGTCATTCAGGGAATTGCCGAACAAACTAACTTACTTGCACTCAATGCGGCCATTGAAGCAGCCCGGGCTGGAGAGCAAGGACGAGGATTTGCTGTTGTGGCAGATGAAGTCAGAACCCTGGCAACCCGGACTCAAGCCTCAACCAATGAAATCCAGCAGATGATTGAAACCCTGCAAAATGGAACATCAAATGCGAATAACTCCATGCAACAAACCCAACAGCAATCGGAAAAAACGGTTAACGATGCAGCCAATGCCGGTGATGCGCTTACACAGATTACATCATCTATCGACATCATTAACGAAATGAACCAACACATAGCCCATGCAGCTGAGCAGCAATCTGACGCCTCCGATGAAATCAACCGGAACATTCACGATATAGCCGAGAGCACAAATGAAGGGAAACATTCAGAACAGAAAATAGCAAAGGTCAGCCAACAATTAAGAGATGTTGGCATGCAATTACATGATCTTGTTTCTCAGTTCAGGGTTTAA
- the pepD gene encoding Cytosol non-specific dipeptidase produces the protein MSSISELQPSLLWQFFAKICSIPHPSYHEQAIAEWIMNWAKEKQIEANRDEAGNIILRKPATPGMEDCKGAILQAHMDMVPQANSDNQHDFTRDPIEAYIDGEWVTAKGTTLGSDNGIGLASILAVFDANNITHGPLEALITMTEEAGMEGAFGLKPGLFEGSVLINTDSEQEGDVYMGCAGGIDVYVEFDADPIPAPQGIALNIALKGLKGGHSGCDIHTGRGNASKLLVRLLTEFKQSCLFTLVSLDGGNLRNAIPREAHATIIIAPESEPTLQQFVSEFQATLSEEIGTVEANLEFSLTPVDKPQQAMSAPLTHRVLHALNVCPNGVVSMSQEITGVVETSLNLGIVHTTDEGQVKMQMLVRSLVDSHRMHVVEVLTSLFELADAKLHTNGGYPGWKPDPHSPIMKVTQATYEELYGTKPHAMVIHAGLECALFKTAYPHWDMVSFGPTIRFPHSPDEKVNIKSVEKYWQLLVATLKNIPKA, from the coding sequence GTGAGCAGCATAAGTGAACTGCAACCATCATTGTTATGGCAATTCTTTGCCAAAATTTGCTCTATCCCCCACCCGTCTTACCATGAGCAGGCTATTGCAGAATGGATCATGAACTGGGCGAAGGAAAAACAAATCGAAGCAAATCGCGACGAAGCCGGTAATATAATCCTGCGTAAACCAGCCACCCCGGGCATGGAAGATTGTAAAGGCGCCATTTTACAAGCCCATATGGATATGGTTCCACAAGCCAATTCAGATAACCAGCATGATTTCACCCGTGATCCGATTGAAGCTTATATCGATGGCGAATGGGTCACTGCCAAAGGCACCACACTCGGATCAGACAACGGCATTGGGCTGGCCAGTATCTTAGCGGTCTTTGATGCAAACAATATCACCCATGGTCCGTTAGAAGCTCTGATTACTATGACCGAAGAAGCCGGAATGGAAGGCGCATTCGGCCTTAAACCCGGATTGTTCGAAGGCTCGGTTTTAATCAACACCGATTCAGAACAAGAGGGAGATGTCTATATGGGCTGTGCCGGCGGAATCGACGTCTATGTTGAATTCGATGCCGACCCAATCCCTGCACCACAAGGGATTGCCTTAAACATTGCCTTAAAAGGCCTTAAAGGAGGCCACTCAGGCTGTGACATCCACACCGGACGCGGTAATGCCAGTAAATTACTGGTTCGCCTGCTCACCGAATTCAAACAGAGTTGCCTTTTTACTTTAGTCTCACTGGATGGTGGTAATTTACGCAATGCAATTCCAAGAGAAGCACATGCGACCATCATTATCGCACCCGAATCTGAACCCACACTGCAACAGTTTGTCAGTGAATTTCAGGCAACTCTCAGCGAAGAAATTGGGACAGTCGAAGCAAATCTTGAATTCTCATTAACCCCCGTCGACAAACCACAACAGGCCATGAGCGCCCCATTAACTCACCGTGTCTTACATGCACTCAACGTATGCCCTAACGGGGTTGTCAGCATGAGTCAGGAAATCACCGGCGTTGTGGAAACATCGCTGAACCTGGGGATTGTTCATACCACAGACGAAGGCCAGGTAAAAATGCAAATGTTGGTGCGCTCACTGGTCGACAGCCACCGAATGCATGTTGTCGAAGTGCTCACCTCGCTCTTCGAACTTGCCGATGCCAAACTCCATACCAACGGAGGCTACCCCGGATGGAAGCCCGATCCACACTCACCGATTATGAAAGTCACCCAGGCAACCTATGAAGAACTCTATGGAACCAAACCCCATGCCATGGTGATTCATGCCGGTTTAGAATGTGCACTGTTTAAAACCGCCTATCCACACTGGGATATGGTCTCTTTCGGCCCGACTATTCGCTTTCCTCATTCACCCGATGAAAAAGTAAATATTAAATCGGTTGAAAAATACTGGCAGCTACTGGTTGCCACGCTGAAAAACATCCCAAAAGCATAA
- the psd_1 gene encoding Phosphatidylserine decarboxylase proenzyme, producing MAKSSKRIERMDPVQQGFWVSSRLYATMKYFVPLRKKMIALKKANQLTSWTPAIVNFKEWVDSHHEFKVRIERMLLEVGLFVKESSPEVLQEITDDGDYAKVLTLNDLYDHLNIIISSSPSFNDTVMVGTPMNGLLAIAMGTKTGSGTVDKKGHWVIKGLFQEPEFNAQLKKVLDSWNTYLKSEASLDLLDINDPEKDGSWISLEAHDAGVWSEMVYDPSKAAYGYDSWNSFFIRQFVNGARPFRGNAKEVINIGCETTPWEYQDDVKFSANFNVKGMPYSLIDIFGGDKHWANEFVGGQIYQGFLSATHYHRWKAPLTGKIIQSWVQPGTYFAQRPGQGEDQGTWEGTESQPYLSEVATRAIFIMKHEKFGYVAMVCIGMVEVSTCHIESQFIVPKGHKPVHIERGDEIGHFEFGGSTHALIFQKDKAKLVTWAKKASQFSNLAAPIQMGTVIAKLP from the coding sequence ATGGCGAAATCATCAAAACGAATAGAAAGAATGGATCCTGTTCAGCAGGGTTTTTGGGTTTCAAGCCGTTTGTATGCGACGATGAAATATTTCGTTCCGTTGCGCAAGAAAATGATTGCTCTGAAAAAGGCAAATCAGCTGACTTCTTGGACTCCTGCCATTGTGAACTTTAAAGAGTGGGTTGATTCTCATCATGAATTCAAGGTCCGTATAGAGCGGATGCTTTTAGAGGTGGGGTTATTTGTGAAGGAATCGAGCCCTGAAGTGTTACAGGAAATTACCGATGATGGGGATTATGCGAAAGTCTTAACTTTAAACGATCTGTATGATCACTTGAATATCATCATCAGTTCGTCTCCGAGTTTTAATGATACTGTTATGGTCGGAACGCCGATGAATGGCTTATTAGCCATTGCTATGGGGACAAAAACAGGCAGTGGCACGGTTGATAAAAAAGGGCATTGGGTGATTAAAGGCCTGTTTCAGGAACCAGAGTTTAATGCGCAGCTGAAAAAAGTGCTCGATTCATGGAATACCTATCTTAAAAGTGAAGCATCACTCGATTTGCTCGATATTAACGATCCAGAGAAAGATGGTTCCTGGATTTCTCTGGAAGCGCATGATGCTGGTGTGTGGAGCGAAATGGTTTATGACCCGAGTAAGGCTGCCTATGGCTATGATTCCTGGAACTCATTTTTCATAAGACAATTTGTGAATGGAGCCCGTCCGTTTAGAGGTAATGCGAAAGAAGTGATTAATATTGGATGTGAAACAACCCCCTGGGAATATCAGGATGATGTTAAGTTTTCAGCAAATTTCAACGTTAAGGGCATGCCATATTCACTTATTGATATTTTTGGTGGTGATAAGCATTGGGCAAATGAATTTGTGGGCGGGCAGATATATCAGGGCTTTTTGTCTGCCACACATTATCACCGCTGGAAAGCACCGTTAACGGGTAAAATTATTCAGTCCTGGGTTCAGCCAGGAACTTATTTTGCGCAGCGACCAGGGCAGGGAGAAGATCAGGGAACATGGGAAGGCACCGAATCTCAGCCCTATTTAAGCGAAGTTGCAACCCGAGCCATTTTTATTATGAAGCATGAGAAATTTGGTTATGTTGCGATGGTTTGTATCGGCATGGTTGAAGTATCTACTTGTCATATCGAGTCACAATTTATTGTTCCCAAGGGGCATAAGCCAGTCCACATTGAACGGGGCGATGAGATTGGACATTTTGAGTTTGGTGGCTCGACGCATGCGCTTATTTTTCAAAAAGATAAGGCTAAGCTTGTCACCTGGGCGAAGAAAGCCAGCCAATTTAGTAACCTTGCTGCACCAATTCAAATGGGAACAGTTATTGCTAAATTGCCCTAA
- the dinB gene encoding DNA polymerase IV has protein sequence MRKIIHIDMDCFFAAVEMRDNPSLCHQPIAVGGRSQSRGVIATCNYPARKFGVHSAMPTAKAFKLCPQLVLLPGRMHVYKAVSTQIREIFLSYTSLVEPLSLDEAYLDVTHSKACMGSATLMAEQIREHIFMNTGLTASAGVAPNKFMAKIASDENKPNGQFVICPDQVADFAHTLELKKIPGVGPKTKERLERLGLRVGGDVLKCSVEQMQHWFGKFGPVLHQRCQGIDERPVEPSRIRKSVGVEHTYPSDLKTLQACHDALLLLLPELERRLANRPFRGVQVKMKFQDFTQTTVACQSDVLSQSELYMLIQKAYQRGQGRNVRLVGVSVTLAETLSGQLNLDFEHG, from the coding sequence ATGCGTAAAATTATTCACATCGATATGGACTGTTTTTTTGCGGCCGTTGAAATGCGGGATAATCCTTCATTGTGCCATCAACCGATTGCCGTCGGTGGCCGCTCTCAGTCAAGAGGCGTTATCGCCACCTGTAACTATCCGGCCCGAAAATTTGGGGTTCACTCGGCAATGCCAACGGCAAAGGCATTTAAGCTATGTCCCCAGCTTGTTTTATTGCCCGGAAGAATGCATGTGTATAAAGCTGTTTCTACACAGATCCGCGAAATATTTCTGAGTTATACGTCATTAGTTGAGCCCTTGTCTCTGGATGAAGCTTATCTGGATGTGACCCATTCGAAAGCTTGCATGGGGAGTGCAACGCTAATGGCTGAACAGATCAGGGAACACATCTTTATGAATACGGGGTTAACGGCATCGGCCGGGGTAGCGCCGAATAAGTTTATGGCTAAAATCGCATCTGATGAAAATAAACCTAATGGCCAGTTTGTTATCTGTCCTGATCAAGTGGCTGATTTTGCCCATACTTTAGAGCTGAAAAAAATACCAGGTGTCGGGCCGAAAACCAAAGAGCGCTTAGAACGACTAGGGCTTCGGGTCGGCGGTGATGTTCTTAAATGTAGCGTTGAACAAATGCAGCACTGGTTTGGTAAATTTGGCCCGGTTTTACACCAGCGGTGTCAGGGGATCGATGAGCGGCCGGTTGAGCCATCCCGGATTAGAAAATCGGTTGGGGTTGAGCATACCTATCCGAGTGATTTAAAAACATTGCAAGCCTGTCATGACGCATTATTGCTTTTATTACCTGAACTTGAGCGGCGCTTAGCGAATCGGCCGTTTAGAGGCGTTCAGGTCAAGATGAAGTTTCAGGATTTTACTCAAACGACTGTGGCCTGTCAGAGTGATGTGCTTAGCCAGTCTGAGTTATATATGTTGATTCAAAAAGCCTATCAACGAGGGCAGGGGCGCAACGTGAGACTGGTTGGGGTGAGTGTCACTCTGGCTGAAACATTATCAGGACAACTAAATTTAGATTTTGAGCATGGTTGA
- the nqrF gene encoding Na(+)-translocating NADH-quinone reductase subunit F has protein sequence MEIILGVAMFTLIVLVLVVLIVFAKSKLVSEGDVTIIVNDDPEKSFKAKPGSKLLGALADSGIFVSSACGGSGSCGQCRVIVSEGGGDILPTELDHISKKEARSGCRLSCQVNVKNDMKIRLPEEIFGIKKWECEVISNENKATFIKELKLKIPDGESVPFRAGGYIQIEAPAYDTKFKDFNIPDEYRGDWDHFGFFNLESKTADETIRAYSMANYPLEEGLIMLNVRIATPPPSVAGAPPGLMSSYIFSLKPGDKVTISGPFGEFFAKDSDAEMVFIGGGAGMAPMRSHIFDQLRRLHSKRKISFWYGARSKREMFYVEDFDELARENENFEWHVALSDPQPEDNWEGKTGFIHNVLYESYLKDHEAPEDCEFYMCGPPVMNAAVISMLKDLGVEDENIMLDDFGG, from the coding sequence ATGGAAATTATTCTCGGCGTGGCGATGTTTACCTTGATTGTTTTAGTTTTGGTTGTATTGATTGTATTTGCCAAATCTAAGCTGGTCAGCGAAGGTGATGTTACTATTATAGTTAATGATGACCCTGAGAAGTCGTTCAAGGCCAAACCCGGTAGTAAATTATTGGGAGCCTTGGCTGATTCGGGTATCTTTGTCTCTTCTGCCTGTGGCGGCAGTGGCTCCTGCGGGCAGTGTCGGGTGATTGTCAGTGAAGGCGGTGGTGATATTCTGCCAACGGAGCTGGATCATATCAGTAAAAAAGAGGCTCGTTCCGGTTGTCGTTTATCATGTCAGGTGAATGTTAAAAATGATATGAAGATCCGGTTACCTGAAGAGATCTTCGGCATTAAGAAATGGGAATGCGAAGTTATCTCGAATGAGAACAAAGCGACCTTCATTAAAGAACTGAAATTAAAAATCCCCGATGGTGAAAGTGTACCATTTCGTGCAGGTGGTTATATTCAGATTGAAGCGCCTGCTTATGATACGAAATTCAAAGATTTTAATATCCCTGATGAGTATCGTGGTGACTGGGATCATTTCGGATTTTTTAATCTTGAATCAAAAACCGCTGATGAAACAATTCGTGCATACTCAATGGCCAACTATCCTTTAGAAGAAGGGTTGATCATGCTTAATGTGCGTATTGCAACACCACCACCTAGTGTAGCCGGTGCGCCTCCAGGATTAATGTCATCTTATATCTTTAGTCTGAAACCTGGTGATAAGGTTACTATTTCAGGTCCGTTTGGTGAATTCTTTGCCAAAGATTCTGATGCTGAGATGGTGTTTATCGGAGGGGGGGCAGGTATGGCTCCAATGCGAAGCCATATTTTTGACCAACTGCGTCGGTTACACAGTAAACGTAAAATTAGTTTCTGGTATGGTGCTCGTTCAAAACGAGAAATGTTCTATGTTGAAGATTTTGATGAGCTGGCACGTGAAAATGAGAACTTTGAATGGCATGTCGCGCTTTCAGACCCTCAGCCTGAGGATAACTGGGAGGGGAAAACAGGATTCATTCATAATGTTCTGTATGAAAGCTACCTTAAAGATCATGAAGCACCGGAAGATTGCGAATTTTACATGTGTGGTCCTCCTGTGATGAATGCTGCTGTTATCAGCATGCTTAAAGATCTGGGTGTAGAAGATGAAAACATTATGTTAGATGACTTCGGTGGTTAG
- the nqrE gene encoding Na(+)-translocating NADH-quinone reductase subunit E — protein sequence MLEHYISLFVKSVFIENMALSFLLGMCTFLAVSKKVKTALGLGIAVTVVLGISVPVNQIIYFHLLAPGALAWAGLPNVDLSFLGFITFIGVIAALVQILEMILDKYVPSLYNALGIFLPLITVNCAIFGGVSFMVQRQYTLGESVVYGVGSGVGWMLAIVALAGIREKMKYSDVPAGLRGLGITFITAGLMAMAFMSFSGVQL from the coding sequence ATGTTAGAACATTATATTAGCCTGTTCGTTAAGTCAGTATTCATTGAGAATATGGCTTTATCATTCCTGTTAGGGATGTGTACGTTTCTGGCTGTTTCGAAGAAAGTTAAAACGGCATTAGGTCTTGGTATTGCCGTCACTGTTGTGCTTGGGATTTCGGTTCCTGTTAACCAGATTATCTACTTTCATCTGTTAGCACCGGGTGCTCTGGCATGGGCCGGGTTACCTAATGTTGATCTGAGTTTCCTGGGCTTTATTACTTTTATTGGGGTCATCGCTGCGTTGGTTCAGATTCTGGAAATGATTCTGGACAAGTATGTTCCGTCACTTTATAACGCGCTCGGAATTTTCTTGCCTTTGATCACAGTGAACTGTGCCATCTTCGGTGGCGTTTCGTTCATGGTGCAACGTCAGTATACCTTAGGCGAATCAGTTGTTTACGGAGTCGGAAGTGGTGTCGGTTGGATGTTGGCAATCGTTGCACTGGCGGGTATCCGTGAAAAAATGAAGTATTCTGATGTGCCTGCGGGTCTGCGTGGTTTGGGGATTACCTTTATTACGGCAGGACTGATGGCAATGGCATTTATGTCTTTCTCAGGTGTTCAGTTGTAG
- the nqrD gene encoding Na(+)-translocating NADH-quinone reductase subunit D — MASLKETKKILFGPIIANNPITLQVLGVCSALAVTSKMQNAFVMALALTAVTAFSNLFISMIRKHIPSSVRIIVQMAIIASLVIVVDQVLKAVAYEVSKQLSVYVGLIITNCIVMGRAEAYAMKSPPLDSFLDGIGNGLGYGAILMVVSFIRELLGSGSVFGVKILPLIADGGWYHPNGLLLLPASAFFVIGLLIWAVRTWRPEQAEPKE; from the coding sequence ATGGCTAGTTTAAAAGAAACGAAGAAGATCCTGTTTGGGCCGATCATTGCCAACAACCCAATTACTTTGCAGGTGTTGGGGGTTTGTTCGGCATTGGCTGTAACCAGTAAAATGCAGAATGCGTTTGTTATGGCACTGGCTCTGACTGCGGTGACTGCTTTTTCGAATTTGTTTATCTCCATGATCCGTAAGCATATTCCATCCAGCGTACGCATTATTGTTCAGATGGCCATTATTGCATCGCTGGTGATTGTGGTGGACCAGGTACTTAAAGCAGTTGCTTATGAAGTGTCTAAACAGCTCTCTGTTTATGTCGGTTTGATCATTACGAACTGTATCGTGATGGGGCGGGCTGAAGCATATGCGATGAAAAGTCCGCCACTGGATAGCTTTTTAGATGGTATCGGTAATGGGCTTGGTTATGGTGCTATCCTGATGGTTGTGAGCTTTATCCGTGAGCTATTGGGTTCAGGCTCCGTTTTCGGCGTAAAAATCTTACCACTGATTGCTGATGGTGGTTGGTATCATCCGAATGGCCTGTTGTTATTACCTGCCAGTGCCTTCTTTGTGATTGGCTTATTGATCTGGGCCGTTCGTACATGGCGTCCTGAACAGGCAGAGCCTAAGGAGTAA
- the nqrC gene encoding Na(+)-translocating NADH-quinone reductase subunit C, producing MSGNDSLAKTLKVVIGVSLVCSIVVSGAAVGLRKIQDRNKQLDKQSNILQVSGVKRSGRSIAKVFAKYIEPKIVNLDTGEYVPASQLNPVTFNQKKAADDPKMSIRLPASEDTAGILRRSNYALIYLVHNKAGELKRVILPIHGRGLWSMMYAFLAIAPDGNTVKGIIYYEQGETPGLGAQVENPGWRAKFVGKKLYNAKFQPALTLVKGGAAPDAPSQVDALAGATLTSNGVRDTFKFWLGKEGYAKYLTKLRQGELNNG from the coding sequence ATGTCGGGTAATGATTCATTAGCTAAGACTTTAAAAGTTGTGATTGGCGTTAGTTTGGTTTGTTCTATTGTCGTTTCTGGTGCAGCTGTTGGCTTGCGTAAAATCCAGGATCGCAACAAACAACTGGATAAGCAAAGCAATATTTTGCAAGTATCTGGTGTCAAACGTTCTGGCCGGTCCATTGCAAAAGTTTTTGCAAAATATATTGAACCGAAGATTGTTAATCTTGATACCGGTGAGTATGTTCCGGCCAGTCAGCTTAATCCGGTGACGTTTAACCAGAAAAAAGCAGCTGACGATCCGAAAATGAGTATCCGGTTACCTGCAAGTGAAGATACCGCGGGCATTCTCAGGCGCTCTAATTATGCATTGATTTATCTGGTGCATAACAAAGCTGGTGAGCTTAAACGGGTGATTCTTCCGATTCACGGACGTGGTTTGTGGTCGATGATGTATGCTTTCTTAGCGATTGCTCCTGACGGAAATACGGTAAAAGGGATCATCTATTACGAGCAGGGTGAAACTCCGGGGCTGGGGGCGCAGGTCGAGAATCCGGGCTGGCGTGCTAAGTTTGTCGGTAAGAAACTTTATAATGCGAAGTTTCAACCTGCCTTAACCCTAGTGAAAGGTGGCGCGGCTCCTGATGCACCATCTCAGGTTGATGCGCTTGCCGGAGCAACTTTAACGAGTAATGGAGTAAGAGATACCTTTAAGTTCTGGCTTGGCAAAGAAGGTTATGCCAAGTACCTGACAAAGCTTCGTCAAGGAGAACTCAACAATGGCTAG